The window CCGCGGTATTCGTGAAACGACTGAGTCCATGCGCAACGATTGCAGTCGTACAGAAGAGACGGAAAGTGTTCCGCTAGGTGGCAGCACTGTTTATCGCGAGGGGGCTCCGGCGGCCGTACTGCGCTCTGCGTGCCGCAACTCATCGAACACTGTCGAATTTACACGATCACCTCCGAGCTAACCCGAGAACGCACGATCGCGCACGAACCGATTCAATATCAAGTGCATGACCCTCTCTCTTAGTTCTGGCGAGCACATGGAACCAGACGAATAACGACGACGCGTATCCCATCTACTTTATTTGTAAATTTATTCGTTTATCGCATGATCGTGTAACGCATACATTCTTTCTACACCATTACTGATTTCTGAATTTATCTGTACTTGGATCGTTACATCCTACACGATGGAATTATTTAGAAATTATATGGAATAAAACCTTGTGTAGCATTTCATACAGATCATTTTATTGTACATATGTTTGTAACTGTAAATCTTGAATTACGATTTTTACCTTTTAGTTTGCTTGCTTGATATAACGATTTTTATATCTGAAAAATCTATGTTGAATGGTACATTATAATGATTAAATATTCGAATTACAATTAATGTATTATACATTGTTTGTAATAAAGAGAATCTATTCTATGTCGTACTATAATCAAACGGAGTCTTTGTATTCTTATTTTCATAACAACATACGAATTAAGACATTTTAATATTACACGATAAACATCGCTTTTTCTCTTTTTGTGTCagtataaaaatttataaaaacgaCCGAATTATAATAGCGAAATACATTGCAATTTCGGTAAAACTAATATCCACATAAATGCACAACACTTTACTAATTTCTAGTAGGTTTACTAATTTCTAGTAaaacaatatttaattatttaaaatttttagattcgtaatttaaatattacagaAAATAATATGGTACATCGTGATtctattttatcttatttttaaataacaagAATTTTTTCTACGATAAATCGCGTAACAACCTATACAATTATGTTACATACAATTTGTTAAATCTTCGAGAGCAAGAAAAATCTAATTAAATATCAGATATATCTTTACTTAATGATACACTTTTAACTGTTTTTTGTATAGATAGTTTTTGGTATGTGCATATTAGAGCTATTGATTTGTACCGGGATTTGTACCCGAAATACCTGGGCACCAGTAAGATACCCGAGTAGAAATTACTCGGATAATTATGAGATATCTGATAATAGTCGAATATCACAATTCAAGATTCGACTGTTTCTTCAAGATTTTCACCTAATCATGATATTAATTgaaaaaaatgtacaaaattcaATGTCGTATTGTTTTGCTGACACGTTACGACTTGTACGGCtgaatgtattttaatttttaataaaaatgagaaaaacGCAAAAATCGATGTGTTCGCATTCACAACTATAAATTCCTCTATATACTTTAGACATGCTTTTATATAAGGCAATACAAATGCTGATAATTTACGTTTCCCTCACTCTTATCAAGAGACATTTTTACATTTAACGATTACAATTAATTATAACGTAAAATGTTTAGACAATATCACACACACTTAATTGCTTGCAGTGTATCTTATTCATTGTCGATTGTTGCCGATGTTAGCCGAAAATTACCAAAAAACAATTGGCCTCCGATTTCAAATTGAGACTCTCAACTATCTCATTCACCTGGATAATATATACCGGGGTACCTCAGGAATACCCTGCACATTTTATAACAATGTTTATATGTATGTAAGTTTTAATACTTTTTTAGCGTTAAATTTGTTATCAATCATGTAGtacaaaaatgaaacaattGCAAAGTATATGATATTTAGAATCTTTTAAATTCGAGGTCTTTAACTCTGTTTAGACTTTCAGGCTTTATCCGATGCATATATGTGTATTCAAGATTTTAACAAACACAAATTTCATttaataattctattttatttttaccGTAGTAATATATTTCGATAAAAGTGGCAAAATTTCAGGACACTCATCCTTTGTTAGTTGCTCTAAACTCTTATTATTGTTACTTAGTACCGTTAAGTCAGTGCACGGTAACAGAAGCTCGCAGACGGGTGACGAACGCGCCATGAGTGCTTTATGCAAGGCTGTATAACCATCAGCGTCTTTTAAATTTGGATTTGCACCAAACTTCAACAGAAGTCGAACAATGTCAACGTGACCTTGTAAAGCTGCTCTATGTAAAGCAGTAGCATAACCACAACGAGTTTGTGCATTTACTGCTGCACCATTTTCTAACAGTATCTTGCAGATTTCATAATGTCCATTTCGAGCTGCATAGTGTAAGGCTGTGTACCCAGCAGAATCTTCTGCAGTAGCTGAAATCCCTTTCTTCAGTAATGTATTTACACGATCCACATCGTTATATTGCgctaaaattcaaaaattattttttaaaaatcacagatatataaaatagaataattacTTTATCCACTTAAAACAGTCTTTTAGAACatttgataaaaataatattatctaaTTTACTCATCAAATCTTGTACTATAAAAGTTGTTACTAGACTGTGAATTTTGATGCATTTAcagaaaatttaaatgtttaaaaaagtggaaaatacatgctacatataaaaatatataaaatatcaaaAGTAGGCATTACGATATTTAAAGATGATAATAGGTTTTTACtcagattttattttttaaaatttatgtaTAAAAATGTGATTTTGCGTAAAAATCCGCAATTTAATTATTACATCATAGTATTACATTTAATTATTTACCTGCATACCATATACCGCGTTCAAACTCAATTTCCGTCAAAGATTGTCGAACTCCGACATTATCATCTGAACAGCCCATACAATGACTATTTCGATCATGCTCCATAGATATGACCTACTTAAAAATAAATATGCAAATAAATGTCTACATATTATACGAACAAAGGAAAGACGGAAAGTACATTTAATTACCTTTTTTTACACAAAATTTGATTGATAATTATTTCTCAATAAATTATTTGTAACAATAAAGAAAGAATAAAGGGATATCACCATTAAGAGAAAAGTCGCGAAACAAAACAAATCATGTGATTCTTTCTGCAATATTTGTTTTAGAAAGGTGAAAATCTTGCGACTTTCTCCCAATGAGCTGCGTGACTAATCTCTTAATTTAGACACGCCTTAAAAGAATATTCTTCAATACGTTAtatcatatatttttttaatcaatATTCATATACAGTACCCAAAAAGCGTATTTTCTTTGCACAAATTATGTGTGTGACAATTCGCAATTTGTAAGAATATATCGAATTCACTTAGGAAAATAAAGCCGATATACAAAGTCGGCCTTTGTATAGTATTGTTTTAATTATAAATGGAAAATTTCAACTACTTGTTACAATGTGAGTTACATTGACAAACGTAAAGCTGCGCTaacaaatactgttatatccttTTATGAACAAATTCAATAAATGCTGACCGCAATACAAACTTTTTCGACGTATTGCATAATATTAATGGTAGTTTTgattccataaatttcatatgtTTTAGTATAACGAATATATGCCAAGAAAacgtaatataaaatattacaagTTGGTCATAAGaaagtaaaatattaaattcaacAATTATTTTAAAACAACAAGGTGGAATAAAATCATTTGTATGAAAATGATCAAGTGCACTACTTCTGCAAGTAAATGCGTTTAAGTACCCGTTTCGTAATTGCTTTCATAGTAAATTCTCAtcagaaataaattaaaaactgcTATATAATACTTATGTAATGCAAAAGAATGtataaaatttcgaaaattgtaTACAGTCTTATTATTGTACCGTTTGCTATTACTGGATATAGTAATGCTAAAATAATCTATGACACATGTCTCTTAAAACATACAATATTAAGTAGTACAGTTCAAGTATACGAAGATATAAAAAATTTACTATTTGCCGTTTAATACTTTATACGAATTCACAAAAACTGGTAAAATGTATTATTGTAAATCTATCGACATATAAATTCAACCAGTAAAAGGCACATCTCTTTACAGGAAGTTAAAAAGTATCGATCGTAGCTTGGTAACTGATACGAACACACTAATTCTTCTAAGTATATAAATGTAATCTTTCTAAGTATATAAATTTCAGTATATCGTTAAATAAGTTAATACTTTGTTTGTAATAAACTTATTGCGTGTGTGAAATGACGATTACACACGCatattttaattatataattatgtggaattgctgttgttttttttaatCCCGAGAACAGTTATTGAGACTATAGTTCTCTTTGAAGCGTCCAAAGTATTTCGGCCTCTCCCGTACTGCAGATAACTCGATATCCTAACTCTGCCAGAGCGTTAATGATGCAGAACGGTGGTCCTGAAATGCATTTTGTTTCATAAATTGAAAGGAATATCGTGTAACGATATTGGAATGTactttacaatataattaaaagacAGTAATTTTTCATGCACAAAGCTGTAAGTATTCGTTAATTAAAATGAATTTGTAAATAGATAGAATCATTTTCCGATTCAATAATTCttctttcaaaaatatattaatatttctcaaATAATGGTTACAGTAATACATAATTCAACATGGAATACATTATTACTACAAATTTCTTCAAAGGATTTAAAATTCAGTGATGAAACAATTCACGAGAGATGTATAATAAATCAATGGATAAAAATGAATAACGAATCATAAGTCTATTTTTACAGATCTATGAAATAAGTTTTACTTTTTACAACTTTGTTTTTAAATTTCCTCAGCTATATAGATTATACTATTTATCGATTTTCCTATGTAGCGGGATGATCGaactatttgaaattttatcGGTATATCGAAGTATAGAGAAAAATTATTCTTTTACATTCGACATGTTTTAAAATatagttaaaataaatatagttAAATAACTACTTTTTCTATGCAAGAAAACAGTATCAATACCCCCATACGAGGCTTATCGAGCGCAaagaatttataattaaatgtaAAAAAGTTCATGAACTCTGTAAActaaaaatatcaaaatttgaCAATATTAACCTTTAATCATAACGCCATTAACCACATCTGTCCCAGAGTTCGGAAAACGCTTAGAGAGGGCCAAAATTTCATCCGAATTCAAGCCAAAAACAACGCAATCAGTCGCAAAAGGAGAGGCTTTTACGCCAACGTAATAATAACTCTCGTCATTTATTACGTTGGTTAATTTTCCGATCGCTGCATTCGCTGATTGCGACATTGTTGAACTGAAAGGGTGGTTAAATTTCGTTGTCTTTTACTGTTAaaagaaaaatgttatattcaCAATACTGTCGCAAAAGGCATTCATGTTTTATTTTTcaagaataattttaatttttaataattattttatttcgttttgtattaaataacaaaaatgtaTATTTATCCAAATTAAGACTTTGACATTTCTATAACTATAGAAAAAAAATTTGTACAGGGAAAGAACAAGTTATCATGTATGTATGTAACTTATGCAAAAATATTTGTTCTAAATTACTGAAAAAAGCATTTCagcaaaataaattattttaaagaatttatagttttaatttgtttttcttttatttcatattcaTTTCTTAATAGAAGTgtttaataaaaatacacaaacatctcttTACAAAAGTAGAAcatttgttatgtattttattataaatatgcaACACATTGCACTACATTGTTTTGTTATATTCCTCTAATATCTTTCTAGTTATATATTTATAATGCATTCTATCTATATTATTAGGAATGCAATAGTATTATTGATTATCAGTAGATTGCTATCTACAAATTAATCACAGCCTCTGTGAGAATTtgtcattatattttatttcattaattGTCTTTCTCGTTTTTCTTTAATTTGTATCATACGAATTTCATGTGCTCAACAAATCTCACTTTATCTCTTTCATACTCCCATTGATACCTTTCTAATTTTaatgttttattttgtaattccaATTCTACTGCTTTTCTTAATGCATGTCTTTCTAATAATTGTTCTTGACATATTTCATTCTGTAAATGTACTGTGTAAATGTAACTGGTCATTGTGATATTCTTTTTGGATTATACAGTTTCCTTTGATGCATAAAACTGATCTATTCTTCAGATTCAGCTAAACAGAATCTTCAAAAGAAACTTATCAATCGATACTAAATAAACTTCTAagaattaataatataattttatcGAATATAATTACAATCTAAAAATATGTTTACAATTTATGTGTTTTGTAATAATACTGTTTCAAATTATCATGTTCAACAGATGTagtattattatggtttgtatctCAATTCCTATTTAGTGAACTTGTATTCATATCATTATTTTCAACAGTACTTATTATCTTGGTTCACCCAAAAGTTCATTCATTATTCTCCATTATTAAATTCATATTTTGTTGTAATATATTAGATATTTCATTTGAATAATATTGATTCTGAAGATTCCTATTGTGACCACTGACTGttcattttattattatgactattattagttttacttTTTTCATTATATACTATTTGTATGAATTGTTGCATAATCTTCTGaacattttgaatatttttctatGTATTGTTCCATTCGAGTGGCATTTTGTATGTACAACTTTCACAGAacttataaaatataattatttcagGTTCAACCATATTTTTGCTATAATAATTCCATACAATTTTCCATCCTCTTACCATTATTGTTTATTTATCTTAATATTTGCTTTatatctttttatttatttaatattttgtgatTTCACACACTTGACATTCCCCataatatttagaaaatgtCATTTGATATAATGAAAGTAAAGAATTtctattataatgtattttgaatTATAGAATGTTCCTTTGTATATGGAATCAAAACCATCATGTAATAATGCCTATAAAATAAAACAGATATGAGATATTTCAAAACTATAGATATAAAACTTAACTGCATaaatttattattgtatattttctcTACTGAATTTTCTAgttaataatttttcttttaaattagaATACTgccatatttttcatttgaaattATAGCTTAAACAATAATGTATAAATTAAATATCTTATACATTTGCATTTAAATAGTTACTTTATGTTAACTTAACGTTACACTAAGAAAAATCCCAAGAAGATTATTATACATAACACTACtaataagaaaaataaattcattatttttaaaaacaacTTCTATAAGTAAGTTTCAATATTATTCAAACTATAAACATAGTTAATTTATAGTAAAATATATTCATTAAACATAACTTTCTTTAAGAAATCTTATTAACTCTTAATGAACCATAACTAAATTctattcaatattcaagctaATGCTTAGTTTTGGAATACTCTCtttaaaatttacaaatttgcaaaagtttaataaaacaagttcatattataatggtaaatatattattaaaacaGCATCAAACatgtaatttttatttacatttcaaTATCTTTATAGATTATCGTACAGACGATTATTGTTTCGTTCAAGGCATTTTTAAATATACATGCAACACTTTTATCTTTTCTTTGTACTTAAAGTGAAAATACATATtattaaaactatataaattGTGTACTGTTTTAATACTATTAAAACAAACAAATCAAATTAATTTTTCACTATTGTATTTGCTATTTTAAGTCTAATAAATATGCCAAGTAAATTATTAGTGCGTATATtacaaatataatattaaataaacaattatgtatattatcatACATAATAAAACAAATGATCTTTGTTACAACACATCGAATATCCTGTGTAACATCAAATATGACGTTAACTGTCACCATACATAACCTATATAAAAGGTATTCCTTTGctgaatttttcttttcttaCAAAAATGATGTTAAAAATCATTTTGAAAATTTACTAAGGAATAACTTTTTGATTAAATACAAATTTATAACCATAGATAATACCTGTTTTGTATGCACCTTTCAAATTATAATCAAATCAACGCACTTCACTGTCAGCAGAGAGAGAACtctaacaaaaaatgaatacaaaCATGCATAAGTCGAAAAACGTCATCGCATAAATTTTTGATTATTTcgaattattttcatttttcatgtaatataattaataatgatTTCTATTTTAAACATGTATAAAAATGTGATTATTAACAATATATTGAACAGATTTACAACTTATGATTTTAATAAACTGCTTTGTAATTTTTTACATACATAATTAATAACTTTCTTTCCCTAATCTTTATTtgtttttataatgtatttaacGATTTGAATGTTTGATAAAATGTAGTTTTTTCACAAAACAAttctaataattttttttataaaaaaatttgaaCTTTTTGTGCACAACGAATTTTTGTTGTGCACAGTcgaaacagtaataatcataaaataatgatataatattattataccTGCCTTAATAACAGGTTCAGGTTCGGGCTCAGAAAAATCTTTTCTCATAGTCCACATGTATTCATTATAGTCTTGTTTAACACTTGTACTCGAAGATGCAACCACTTTATAACCAAGAACTTCTAAAGCAGTTAATATCACACAAGGATGTTGCAAGTATACTATCGTTGAGTCATCGCAATATCCTCCAGACGCGAAACGACTTAATTGTTCTATATCTGATGCTACAATTCAATAACATTTATTTTTAACGTTCAACAATTATATCCCGatctttataaaatatattattttgtgagaaatataaaaatttttaatatttcgaaTGGAAAATTGTATTACAATTAATCTCAATCTACG is drawn from Calliopsis andreniformis isolate RMS-2024a chromosome 1, iyCalAndr_principal, whole genome shotgun sequence and contains these coding sequences:
- the LOC143181542 gene encoding uncharacterized protein LOC143181542 isoform X4 — protein: MPYILVRGNLASYGHRYPWRVLVSGLKASDIEQLSRFASGGYCDDSTIVYLQHPCVILTALEVLGYKVVASSSTSVKQDYNEYMWTMRKDFSEPEPEPVIKAVKDNEI
- the LOC143181542 gene encoding uncharacterized protein LOC143181542 isoform X1, whose amino-acid sequence is MPYILVRGNLASYGHRYPWRVLVSGLKASDIEQLSRFASGGYCDDSTIVYLQHPCVILTALEVLGYKVVASSSTSVKQDYNEYMWTMRKDFSEPEPEPVIKAGPPFCIINALAELGYRVICSTGEAEILWTLQREL
- the LOC143179360 gene encoding uncharacterized protein LOC143179360 isoform X2 — its product is MEHDRNSHCMGCSDDNVGVRQSLTEIEFERGIWYAAQYNDVDRVNTLLKKGISATAEDSAGYTALHYAARNGHYEICKILLENGAAVNAQTRCGYATALHRAALQGHVDIVRLLLKFGANPNLKDADGYTALHKALMARSSPVCELLLPCTDLTGIPEVPRYILSR
- the LOC143181542 gene encoding uncharacterized protein LOC143181542 isoform X2; this translates as MPYILVRGNLASYGHRYPWRVLVSGLKASDIEQLSRFASGGYCDDSTIVYLQHPCVILTALEVLGYKVVASSSTSVKQDYNEYMWTMRKDFSEPEPEPVIKAVQQCRNQRMQRSEN
- the LOC143181542 gene encoding uncharacterized protein LOC143181542 isoform X3, with amino-acid sequence MPYILVRGNLASYGHRYPWRVLVSGLKASDIEQLSRFASGGYCDDSTIVYLQHPCVILTALEVLGYKVVASSSTSVKQDYNEYMWTMRKDFSEPEPEPVIKDHRSASLTLWQS
- the LOC143179360 gene encoding uncharacterized protein LOC143179360 isoform X1; the protein is MEHDRNSHCMGCSDDNVGVRQSLTEIEFERGIWYAAQYNDVDRVNTLLKKGISATAEDSAGYTALHYAARNGHYEICKILLENGAAVNAQTRCGYATALHRAALQGHVDIVRLLLKFGANPNLKDADGYTALHKALMARSSPVCELLLPCTDLTVLSNNNKSLEQLTKDECPEILPLLSKYITTVKIK